The following coding sequences lie in one Cyanobacteria bacterium FACHB-DQ100 genomic window:
- a CDS encoding iron ABC transporter permease: MTSASSKAFKQPLLSLLGLGLGAIVLLIVLIYSVTLGARDIPLRTILESFTTFDYSFDHLVIQTIRLPRSLIAMSVGAALAVSGALMQGLTRNPLAETGILGIEAGGALAVVITLFIFGSSSLTIYAGVAFLGAAIAAVLVYLLGALGRGGATPLNLTVAGAAMTALISSITTAVLIVSQRTLEEIRFWLAGSLAGRDFELFLQVLPFLGTGLVLAFLLGRQITTISLGEDVATSLGQQTIWVKLLAATSVVLLAGSSVAIAGPIGFVGLVVPHMVRFFIKTDYRWILPYSAIAGAILLLLSDTAARVVLKPQELPVGVMTAIVGAPFFVYLAKVKVKK, from the coding sequence CTAAAGCCTTCAAACAACCGTTACTATCTTTATTAGGACTTGGTTTGGGTGCGATCGTCCTGCTAATTGTTCTAATTTACAGTGTCACACTTGGCGCGAGAGATATTCCACTACGAACGATTCTGGAATCCTTCACGACTTTCGATTACTCGTTTGATCATCTAGTGATTCAGACGATCAGATTGCCGCGATCGCTCATCGCAATGTCAGTGGGTGCGGCTCTTGCTGTTTCTGGTGCATTAATGCAGGGCTTAACCCGCAATCCACTAGCAGAAACTGGAATCTTAGGAATTGAAGCTGGCGGCGCTCTAGCAGTTGTGATCACATTGTTTATTTTTGGGAGTTCGTCGCTGACGATTTACGCAGGGGTGGCATTTTTGGGAGCCGCGATCGCTGCCGTACTTGTCTATTTGCTCGGTGCTCTCGGACGCGGTGGTGCAACTCCCTTGAATCTTACTGTTGCGGGTGCAGCAATGACCGCATTGATTTCTTCGATCACGACTGCGGTTCTGATTGTGAGTCAACGGACGCTTGAAGAGATTCGCTTCTGGTTAGCGGGATCACTAGCAGGACGGGATTTTGAACTATTTCTGCAAGTGCTTCCGTTCCTAGGCACAGGATTAGTTTTAGCATTCCTATTAGGTAGACAGATTACGACGATTAGCTTAGGGGAAGACGTTGCGACGAGCTTAGGTCAGCAAACCATTTGGGTGAAGCTATTAGCGGCGACGAGTGTGGTTCTCTTGGCAGGAAGTTCAGTTGCGATCGCAGGCCCCATCGGCTTTGTCGGCTTAGTGGTTCCTCATATGGTGCGCTTCTTCATCAAAACAGACTATCGTTGGATCTTGCCGTATTCCGCGATCGCAGGTGCAATTTTATTGTTACTCTCAGACACTGCAGCGCGAGTTGTGTTGAAACCCCAAGAACTACCAGTGGGTGTGATGACTGCAATCGTGGGTGCACCGTTCTTTGTCTATCTTGCAAAAGTGAAGGTGAAAAAATGA